In Stanieria sp. NIES-3757, the DNA window TAATTTAGTTCTTGAGGATGAAACAGGGAAAAAGCAAGCTGAAGATGAAGCGGGGAAAAAGCAAGCTGAAGACGAAGCGGGGAAAAAGCAAGCTGCAACCAAACCTCTAAAAATTAAATCGGGTAATTATCGTGTAATTAATGCTGCTGTGCCTGGTTATGCTTCGGGTAATGAACTGGCACAATTGGCGTTAGATGTTCTTCGCTATAAACCAGATTTGATAGTTGTACTGGATGGCTATGTAGATTTAATGCTTCCTAGCAGTCAAACTGCAATTGAAATACCTCAACTAGAAAAGATGCTCGATGATGGACCAACTTATTTGCGTGTCTATCTCAAAAAAAGCCTCCAACCTCTGCGCGACAAAATTTATTTAGTTAGAGTGATTCAGGATAATTTGCTTTCTATTAAACCTTCAGAACAACAAGTTACTTGGTTGTTAGATGAACAGTTAAATAATTTAGCTCAATATTTTCCTCAAGATCAAAGTGAATCTCAACGGCGAATTGCTCGCTATTTTCAACATCATAAACAAATGGCTGGGTTGACTGCTGGAGCGCGGATTCCTCTGATTATTGCCGTACAACCAGAGATTACAGGTCGAAATCCTAGTCGATTAACTGCTGTAGAAGGAGGAGTAACTACAGAATTAGGTAGAGAATATATCCAAAAAGCTAAACAGTTTTATCCACAATTTGTAGCTGCTAGTAAAGAATTAGCAAGAGTATTTCCTCATAATGTCAAAACTATTGAGTTATATCCTCTTGAAGACGAATATCCTGCACCTAGTTTCATTGATGCGATTCACCTAAGCACAGAAGGAAATAAGATGCTGGCAGAACAATTATATTATGCGATCGCATCTTCTCCCAAAATGCAGGTAGTTCCTACTATTACTAAACCAGACACTGAATCGGAACTCCAACCTCAATCACAACCTCAAATTCAGTCTCAACCTCAAACCCAACCTCAACTAATTTCTAATCCTTAAGAAGACAAACAATTGGTGTACGGGCTAGGCACTGCCTTGCCTCCTACGGGGTAACTGGTCACTGAAATGAATAGCTTGCACTCGCTCTATGGCTCACCAAGGGCGAGTCTGCTTTTTTGTTAATAGTTTTAATCCATTTTGAAGATGTATTTTAAATTACTTTGAATTTCAAAATAAGACTAAATTTAAAAAGAGTTAAATATGAAAAATTTAAAATATTCAACTCTTTTTAGTCTAATTATTGACTATAATTATCAATAAGCAAGATACGCTAAATTTTTCTATCTGTAGATAGAACACATTTTTTATAATTTAATTCAATAATATTCCTTGATTCAAGTAAAAAAAATTAATTTAAATCCTCTATCAAATGATTGATGAAATAACTTGTTGTTCTTATCTATCTTCTAATAAGAACGAAGTTAAAAAATAAACTCTTTCGAGGTAAAACTCATGGTATCTTTAACAGATGAAAAACGTGCTGCTCTTGCAGAAAAGCTAGCAGGCATGAAAGCTATTCAAAATTTAATTATTTCTAACGAACAAGAGTTTATCAATCAATGTGATGATGCTGAGATTCGCGATCGCTTGCAAAAAATGCTTTCCGACGACCGGAAGAATCTAGGTATTATTGAAACAGCTATTACTCAATACGGTATTCAATCAGAACCAAAAGATAAAATCCAGCAAATGGTTCAGAAAGCAGAAGATATGATGTCTGGTTCTGACCTAACCATGTATGAGAAAATGGCTCAACACGAACTATTAAAACATGGACAAGTTATGTCTGGATTAATTGTTCATAAAGCTGCTCAGATAGTTGGTGCTGATGTTCAAGCAGCCCTTGCACCTATTAATACTGTTAACTTTGAAAATCGCGCTCATCAAGAACAACTCAAAGGAGTACTTGAACTTTTAGGAACTCGTGAACTAACTGGACAAGAAGCAGATCAAGGACTTTGGAGCCGTGTACAAGATGCTGTTGCAGCAATAAGTGGTGTAGTTGGTAGTGTTGCCACTCAGAGTTCCGATCAATCAGATCTGAAGATTCAAGATGTGATTCGCATGGATCACCAAAAAGTCAATGTTTTAATTGGCGAAATTGAACAAGCTGATGATATTCAGAGAGTCCAAGAATTTTTCGGTCAACTTTATCAAGATTTGCTAGTTCATGCGGTAGCAGAAGAACAAGTTGTTTATCCTGGTGTACGTCCATTTTATGGCGACGCAGATACTCAAGAACTTTATGACGAGCAAGCGCAACTGAAAGAAATTTTAAACCAAATGAAGTCTTTAGAGCCTAACTCTCAAGAATTCAAAGATATGTTGCAGCAAGTCAAAGCAATGGTAGGTGACCATACTCGTCAAGAAGAAAGCACCATGTTCTCTGCCATCAATAGCAACTGTTCTTCTGAACAACAGCAACAAATGGCAACTGAATTTAAAGAAGCTAAAAAACAATTGCAATTAGAAATGGCTGGCTAAAAATCTCTTGAAAGGTTTATTTGCTAATCATTAAAAGTTTTGAAGATTGGAGTAGAGGTGATTCATAAATTGCCTCTACATTTTATTATTAATGGCTTGCAAAAAGTCAGCTAGGGGCAAGGCAATGCCTTGCCCGTTCAAAAGTAAGGGCGATTCGCGAATCGCCCTTACAATATTTGTGCGTCCTGATCTTTCCTTCGATTGCTATATATGAAATAGAAAAAAGAATGCTACAAATAGTTTGATTTTTTAAAAGTTTAGCCAACAGCTAATAGCTAAGAGCTAAGAGGAGGGGCTGTCTCTTGAATTTATGAGGTCGCGTTGCCTGGGGTTGCCCCAGGCACTTGTGACGACCGTTTCAAGAGCTTGTAAGCCCCGTCTAAAAAATAATTTCATCTCAAGTAAATTTTAGTTTTGAATAACTTGTTTAATAGTAGTCAGTAAACTTTCTGCGGTGATTGGTTTGGCTAAAAGGGCTTTAACCTTAGAATTTCTGGCTAGAGAATAGTCAGTCGCCAGTCCGCTAAGACTGATTATTTTAATTTGAGGAGCAATTTTTACTAATTTCGCGATCGCAGTTGCTCCATCCAGATTGGGCATCATCATATCCATTAACACTAGTTCGATCTCACTATGATGCTGTTCAAAAATTGCGATCGCTTCTAAGCCGTCTTTGGCAATTAGTACCTGATAACCAGAGGTTTCTAATAAAATTTGAGTCATGTAAAGGTTGTCTGGTTCATCGTCGACTACCAAAATTAATTCTCCCTTGCCTTCAGGTAAAGCTGATTTTGAAACTTTGGGTTCTATTTTTTCGCCTTCGATAGCTGGCAAGAAAATTTCAAATTGAGTACCGCATTTTAATTCACTGGATACTTCAATAAAACCTCCATGACTTTTCACAATTCCCATCGTGGTAAAGAGTCCTAATCCAGTACCTTGATATACTTCTTTCGTAGTGAAAAATGGCTCAAAAATTCGCTCCAGAATCTGAGGGGGAATGCCATAACCAGTATCGATAATTGAGAGAACAACATAAGCTCCTACTTGGGCATCAAGATGTTTGCGAGCG includes these proteins:
- a CDS encoding lipolytic protein G-D-S-L family protein; this encodes MFKSHPRERLIFTKRKPKPRRNLSWLWVILSLLLSLMVLELITRIVMEVSGKKKESSQSQTETQIRKAYRLKFVTENGQPYQTIGVDGTLVAQRSVSLGYQLIPNQKNQYWQINEQGFRDTESISTVKPKDEIRIFLLGGSTAFGYGSFNNQETISEQLEARLNQRVQQQKDSPQMYRSNLVLEDETGKKQAEDEAGKKQAEDEAGKKQAATKPLKIKSGNYRVINAAVPGYASGNELAQLALDVLRYKPDLIVVLDGYVDLMLPSSQTAIEIPQLEKMLDDGPTYLRVYLKKSLQPLRDKIYLVRVIQDNLLSIKPSEQQVTWLLDEQLNNLAQYFPQDQSESQRRIARYFQHHKQMAGLTAGARIPLIIAVQPEITGRNPSRLTAVEGGVTTELGREYIQKAKQFYPQFVAASKELARVFPHNVKTIELYPLEDEYPAPSFIDAIHLSTEGNKMLAEQLYYAIASSPKMQVVPTITKPDTESELQPQSQPQIQSQPQTQPQLISNP
- a CDS encoding Hemerythrin HHE cation binding domain protein, coding for MVSLTDEKRAALAEKLAGMKAIQNLIISNEQEFINQCDDAEIRDRLQKMLSDDRKNLGIIETAITQYGIQSEPKDKIQQMVQKAEDMMSGSDLTMYEKMAQHELLKHGQVMSGLIVHKAAQIVGADVQAALAPINTVNFENRAHQEQLKGVLELLGTRELTGQEADQGLWSRVQDAVAAISGVVGSVATQSSDQSDLKIQDVIRMDHQKVNVLIGEIEQADDIQRVQEFFGQLYQDLLVHAVAEEQVVYPGVRPFYGDADTQELYDEQAQLKEILNQMKSLEPNSQEFKDMLQQVKAMVGDHTRQEESTMFSAINSNCSSEQQQQMATEFKEAKKQLQLEMAG